Genomic segment of Mycolicibacterium psychrotolerans:
GTCGGCGACCGCGGCAGCCATGACGAGCACGTTCGCGTCCGGCGCATGCTTGGACACCGCGTCCCGGAGCTGTGCGGCCGACCCGACGTGCTCGACGTGGACACCGGCGGGGTCGACCAGCCCGGCGGTGTTGCCCGCGATCAGCGTCACGTCGGCGCCGCGCTGGGCCATGACGCGGGCCATCGCGTAACCCTGCTTACCGGAACTGCGGTTGCCGATGAACCGGACCGGATCGATGGGTTCGCGGGTGCCGCCCGCCGTCACCAGCACCTTGATCCCGGCCAGGTCGTAGGGCAGCGCGTCGCCACGGGCGAGGAGCAGCTGGGCCAGCGTGCTGATCTCCTCGGCTTCGGGCAGCCGCCCCGGTCCGGTGTCGGCGCCGGTCAGCCGGCCCGATGCGGGTTCCATCACGACGACGCCGCGGCGGCGCAGCGTGGCGACGTTCTCGACGGTCGCCGGATGGAACCACATCTCGGTGTGCATCGCCGGCGCGTAGAGCACCGGACACCGGGCGGTCAGCAGCGTCGCGGTCAGCAGGTCGTCGGCCCGGCCGATGGCGGCGCGCGCCAGCAGGTCTGCGGTGGCGGGCGCGACGACGACGAGATCGGCGGACTGCCCGATCCGCACGTGGGGAACCTCGTGGACGTCGTCGAAGACGCCGGTGTGCACGGGGTTACCGGAGAGCGCTTCGAATGTG
This window contains:
- the coaBC gene encoding bifunctional phosphopantothenoylcysteine decarboxylase/phosphopantothenate--cysteine ligase CoaBC, which translates into the protein MAERKRIIVGVAGGIAAYKAATVVRQLTEAGHSVRVVPTESALKFVGAATFEALSGNPVHTGVFDDVHEVPHVRIGQSADLVVVAPATADLLARAAIGRADDLLTATLLTARCPVLYAPAMHTEMWFHPATVENVATLRRRGVVVMEPASGRLTGADTGPGRLPEAEEISTLAQLLLARGDALPYDLAGIKVLVTAGGTREPIDPVRFIGNRSSGKQGYAMARVMAQRGADVTLIAGNTAGLVDPAGVHVEHVGSAAQLRDAVSKHAPDANVLVMAAAVADFRPANPAVNKIKKGPAGEGEPTIELVRNDDVLAGAVRARADGQLPNMRAIVGFAAETGDANGDVLFHARAKLRRKGCDLLVVNAVGENRAFEVDHNDGWLLSSDGNESALEHGSKTVMASRIVDAIAGFLHTG